Part of the Gemmatimonadota bacterium genome is shown below.
CTATCTTGAAAGTCGATCAGGAATTGCCTGCCAAATGCTTCGTCTCTGCTGATTGCGGTGAGTCCCGATCCCGCGGAGAGGTCGGCGTATAGATTGTCGTATTTTTTGAGCATCTGGGGGACTTTGCCGCCCGGCTCAACGGGTCCCTTGGGATAGGCTTCTTTGTCAAATTTATCGTCGCCAGAAATGTGCGCCCAGAATCCCGGGGCGTGGCCGATAAAATTGGTTTCGGGACATGCGATAATCGCCCGTTCAAATGCTTCGATGCTGCCGCCATACCACCAGTTTGGTCTCGGGTAATCCCCGCGTCCGTGATCGATGGGGTAGTCGAGATGGATTGTGATTGGCAGGCCCATGTCACCACAGGCGTGATAGAGTCTGAGGGCATCCGGGTCGTCAAATACGACTCTGACCTTTAATTCGCTGGCAACCCGAATCCCGTGAATTTCTACGGCTGCTTTCAAGCGGTCAATTGCGTCGGGCCGTTTTGGGTGTGGCATGTATCCCAGTACAAATCGGTCGGGGGCTGTGCGCCCCACCTGTATCACGTCTTCGAGGGGGATGCACACGCCTGTTGGGGGTAATACATTGTGATAACTGGGGCTGTATTCGTCTTCTGGCGCTTCCCAGGAGAATAGCCACATAAGGTCGATGTTTTGCTCGTCCATGTTTTTCAATATTTTTTCGGCGTTGAATCCGTGCCAGTTTGGGTGATTGTGCGCGTCGATTAACATGTGAATCTCCTTTTAGATCAGATATGCGCCATCCCGGATGATTTGGCGTGTCTTCCCGTCTGCTGAAATCAACAGGAGTGATGCCACTTGTATCGGGCTGTCTTTGGCATAGACGATGTCTTCGTGAACAATATGTGCGGGGGATTTGAATTGTTCTGGCCCAATTGTGCCGCCGAGATGTTCGCTACGTCCATAAGCCCAGTGAAAGCCCGCTTTTTCATCTTCTAAGACATTGCCCCAAACAACGGCTTTGGGGTTACATCCCAGGGCGAGTTCGGCGATGTTGCCGCGTATTGGATCTTCTTCGAAATAGGCTTTGAAACTCGCGGCCTGTGTTGTTTTTCCCGCGACATCTACTATCCGATTGTTTTCGACCCGAAATACGATGACGTCGCCGTTGTCACTGACGGGTATTTCGCCTTCCGTGCGACTCGGGTCGCCGTTTTTTTCTCCTTCATAGGGGACCTGGAAACTCTCGCCACTCGGCAAGTTGATGATGGGAAATGCCGAGTTTGCCTTTTCTCGGGGCAGTTGTCCGTCGTCTTTGTGGGCTTCTCGGTAGCGCAGGTCAACGGTCCATTTGTGGCCGGTTGAAAAAATAACCCGTGCGTATTCTGCTTCGGAGAGGGCGTCCATTAATATCTGGCAGCGGCGCGCCACTTCGGTATAATCCGCGGAGAGCGCGGTTTCTTCCATGCGTCGCGCAACGCCTGGCAATGACGCGGCGCGAAAATCATTGTGTGAACGCGCCCACATAGATAGGGGCGCGGTGGCGGAGAATTGCGTGAGTGCATTTACTATTGTCGCTCGCGTCAGGCCGTCGCGCAAGGGAATGGGTTCGCCTTTGTCGAGGGGCAAATTGCCATTGTGCGCGCCGGTCGCGGGAAAGGTGATGAGCGGCAGGACGTCGAAGCCAATCTGTTCGCCGAGCGATACCCAGGCTGCACGCCATTCGGCGGCCATTTCTCTGCGCTCGCGCCAGGTCTCGCTATCGCGCAGTTCACCGTGCGGGACATCGGCAATGACGGCTACTGTTTCGTCGGGTTCGGGATGAAATACATCTGTGAATAATTTGTGTAAGTCCATTTTACAGGTTGTCCAATACAGCGCGCAGTTGTCGTACGCCTTTTAGCATGAGTTCTGGGGATCCCCAGTGTTCGATGCTCACATTGCCCGTATAACCGTCTGATAGGACCATTTTGAGCAGGTCTTCGTATTTTATATCGCTGTCGCGAATGGGGTCCAGTTCTTTGTCGGGGTTGGGTTTGACGTGCAGATGGGTGATTCGTCCTTTGATCTGTTCGTATCCATCTGGGATGGCTTGTTCGCCACATCCGATGCCGTTGTTCACATCCCAGCAGAAGCTGAATCCCGATGTGTCGCCCAGTGCGTCGGCAACTGTTCTCGCTTCCGCACAGGTGCCGGCAATGGTCGCGCCTTCGTTTTCCAGTGATAGGGTGACGCCTTCGCGTTCGGCTGTTTTGGCTATGGGGCCGAGAAATGGCACGATGACGTCGAGATAGTTCTCAACACCGGGTCGATTTGCCCGGTCTCCTTTTCGTCGATTGGGGTTCCAGAGGGAAAATCCGCGGATGACGGTTGTATCAAATGCTTTTGCGAGTTCGATCATGCGGTCAAATATGCGCTGGTGTTCGGCTTTTTCTTCGGCGCTGTCGTGGGCGCATTTGCCCACGGGCGA
Proteins encoded:
- a CDS encoding amidohydrolase family protein gives rise to the protein MLIDAHNHPNWHGFNAEKILKNMDEQNIDLMWLFSWEAPEDEYSPSYHNVLPPTGVCIPLEDVIQVGRTAPDRFVLGYMPHPKRPDAIDRLKAAVEIHGIRVASELKVRVVFDDPDALRLYHACGDMGLPITIHLDYPIDHGRGDYPRPNWWYGGSIEAFERAIIACPETNFIGHAPGFWAHISGDDKFDKEAYPKGPVEPGGKVPQMLKKYDNLYADLSAGSGLTAISRDEAFGRQFLIDFQDSLLFGRDYFDTRLMDYLQRLNLPKDAFDKITYQNAQKLLGDD
- a CDS encoding sugar phosphate isomerase/epimerase; amino-acid sequence: MELCYFADEIDKADFDKSVRLGVEAGATGIELRGGIWGKRVQEIDNDELQRVQDVLAKYNVTVMSVGSPVGKCAHDSAEEKAEHQRIFDRMIELAKAFDTTVIRGFSLWNPNRRKGDRANRPGVENYLDVIVPFLGPIAKTAEREGVTLSLENEGATIAGTCAEARTVADALGDTSGFSFCWDVNNGIGCGEQAIPDGYEQIKGRITHLHVKPNPDKELDPIRDSDIKYEDLLKMVLSDGYTGNVSIEHWGSPELMLKGVRQLRAVLDNL